One genomic region from Salvia hispanica cultivar TCC Black 2014 chromosome 2, UniMelb_Shisp_WGS_1.0, whole genome shotgun sequence encodes:
- the LOC125207939 gene encoding calcium uniporter protein 2, mitochondrial-like: MALKKLLAQRFFGKSTITSAAVTNCRVSSPCTAALSKAMSSKNLASDPGDDGIFRRYIHRKAGEVSSVAAGLRLLPTGEKLLERIREMDIARSRIERDGVRLETAAEKEEEETRLTVKDAVKILKVSQLEIIKARLREIEKDQISYSELVAICSTECSSDDHAIEFAQMLDQSGTVIVLGNTVYIRPEQVVKAIRSLIPVSPHSLNESRMFQEMEKQKAAIDREARTLVQRELHCGLVYFAVQTAALMRLTFWELTWDVMEPVCFFIASTHFMAAYAFFIRTSMEPTFEGFFHSRFVAKQKRLIKDHNFDIHKYNQLKKVYYCKPKPSQSDDHAAAFAY; encoded by the exons ATGGCGTTGAAGAAACTGTTAGCTCAGCGCTTCTTCGGCAAATCTACGATCACCAGCGCCGCGGTGACCAACTGCCGCGTCTCGTCCCCATGCACTGCCGCGCTCTCCAAGGCGATGTCGTCGAAGAATCTGGCATCCGATCCCGGCGACGACGGAATATTCCGACGATATATCCACCGGAAAGCGGGGGAGGTGTCGTCCGTCGCCGCCGGCCTGCGGCTCCTCCCGACCGGGGAGAAGCTTCTGGAGAGGATCCGAGAGATGGACATTGCTCGGAGCCGGATCGAGCGCGATGGCGTGAGGCTGGAGACGGCGGCggagaaggaggaggaggagacgCGCCTGACGGTGAAGGACGCTGTGAAGATTCTCAAAGTTTCGCAGTTGGAAATTATCAAGGCGAGATTGAGGGAAATTGAGAAGGATCAGATTTCGTATTCGGAGTTGGTTGCAATATGTTCGACGGAATGCTCAAGCGACGATCACGCGATCGAATTCGCTCAAATGCTCGATCAATCTGGGACCGTTATTGTGCTCGGCAATACCGTCTATATCAGGCCCGAACAG GTGGTGAAAGCCATCCGAAGCCTAATCCCAGTGTCCCCACACAGCCTAAACGAATCAAGAATGTTCCAAGAAATGGAGAAGCAAAAGGCAGCCATCGACAGAGAGGCTCGAACGTTGGTGCAACGCGAGCTTCACTGTGGATTAGTCTATTTTGCAGTCCAAACAGCAGCCTTGATGAGGCTGACATTCTGGGAGCTCACATGGGATGTGATGGAGCCCGTATGCTTCTTCATCGCGTCCACGCACTTCATGGCTGCGTACGCCTTCTTCATACGAACCTCCATGGAGCCCACCTTCGAGGGCTTCTTCCACAGCCGCTTCGTGGCCAAGCAGAAGCGCCTCATCAAGGACCACAATTTCGATATTCACAAGTATAATCAGTTGAAGAAAGTTTATTATTGCAAGCCTAAACCTTCTCAATCAGATGATCATGCTGCTGCATTCGCTTACTAG
- the LOC125203710 gene encoding pentatricopeptide repeat-containing protein At2g01390, with protein sequence MFSLNVFRQFLKTIPPFLNPVNSRAFTSQKHIQQRKRVKYSSPKIKKSPTSESSIKKHDVETENYARQRITKIYNLLKYSTWDSAKEQLENLSVKWDSYTVNQVLKTHPPMEKAWLFFNWAASRKSFRHDHYTYTTMIDIFGEARRISSMMYVFNQMKEKGIKIDVVTYTSLMHWISNDGDVDGAIDLWKEMRVKGCRPTVVSYTAYMKILLDSKRVDVAAGVYKEMLESGLSPNCHTYTVLMEYLASSGKFSEAIEIFYKMQDAGVLPDKATCNILIEICCNTGEIWAMVKILEFMKENFLVLRNPVYQKALKTFKFAGESDTLLRQVNQHFSAEYSDEDDIVLHNSEIGVENGLVLNFMNKKNLVAIDSLLTDMADEGVQLDSKVVSDIIEVNIARQRQDGALLAYDYSVKWGINIERSAYLALIGFSIRANSFNKVVEIVEKMVKQGLSLGTQLNSLLIYRLGCGREVTPAEKVFDLLPDKEKSSAEYTALISAYFSCGNASKGLETFNIMKSKCVKIALGTYCVVVAGLEKCGKARELEHYRKEKKSLEVERCSTNISMEETICNLLFAGDFITRRAR encoded by the exons ATGTTTTCGTTGAATGTTTTCCGTCAATTCCTCAAAACGATTCCCCCTTTCTTGAATCCAGTGAACTCTAGGGCTTTTACCTCACAGAAACATATCCAGCAGAGAAAACGTGTAAAATATTCCagtccaaaaattaaaaaatctccTACCTCTGAATCATCAATCAAGAAGCATGATGTGGAGACAGAAAATTATGCAAGACAAAGAATCACCAAAATCTACAACCTTTTGAAGTACTCAACCTGGGATTCTGCTAAAGAACAGCTGGAAAACCTCTCTGTGAAATGGGATTCCTACACTGTCAACCAAGTCCTCAAGACTCACCCTCCAATGGAAAAAGCTTGGCTCTTTTTCAACTGGGCTGCCAGCAGGAAAAGTTTCAGGCACGATCACTATACCTACACTACTATGATTGATATTTTTGGGGAGGCGAGGCGGATTTCTTCGATGATGTATGTTTTCAATCAAATGAAGGAGAAAGGGATCAAGATTGATGTTGTTACGTACACTTCGCTGATGCATTGGATATCGAATGATGGGGATGTTGATGGAGCAATTGATTTGTGGAAGGAGATGAGGGTGAAGGGCTGCCGACCGACTGTTGTTTCGTACACTGCTTACATGAAGATTTTGTTGGATAGTAAAAGAGTGGATGTAGCTGCTGGTGTTTACAAAGAGATGCTGGAGTCTGGCCTGTCGCCAAATTGCCACACATACACGGTTCTTATGGAGTATCTTGCATCTTCTG gTAAGTTTTCTGAAGCCATTGAGATATTTTACAAAATGCAAGATGCTGGTGTGCTACCTGATAAAGCtacatgcaatattttaattgaaatctgTTGTAATACTGGGGAAATATGGGCAATGGTGAAAATTCTTGAATTCATGAAGGAAAATTTCTTAGTCCTCCGAAATCCTGTTTATCAAAAAGCActtaaaacttttaaatttgcTGGGGAGAGCGACACACTTCTGAGGCAAGTCAATCAGCACTTCTCTGCAGAGTACTCTGATGAAGATGATATAGTGTTGCACAATAGTGAAATTGGTGTGGAGAATGGCCTTGTATTGAACTTCATGAATAAGAAAAATCTTGTTGCTATTGACTCTTTACTTACTGACATGGCGGATGAGGGTGTTCAGTTAGACTCTAAGGTGGTCTCTGATATTATTGAGGTAAACATTGCTCGGCAAAGACAAGATGGAGCTTTATTGGCATATGATTATAGTGTGAAATGGGGCATTAATATTGAAAGAAGTGCCTATCTTGCTTTAATAGGCTTCTCAATTAGAGCAAATTCATTCAACAAAGTGGTGGAgattgttgagaaaatggTAAAGCAAGGTCTTTCTCTTGGCACACAGCTGAATTCTCTTTTGATATATCGTCTTGGCTGTGGAAGAGAAGTTACTCCTGCTGAGAAAGTGTTTGATTTGTTGCCAGACAAAGAGAAGAGTAGTGCTGAATATACAGCTTTGATTAGTGCTTACTTTTCTTGTGGGAATGCCAGCAAGGGACTCGAAACATTCAACATCATGAAAAGCAAGTGTGTAAAAATTGCCTTGGGAACTTATTGTGTCGTGGTAGCGGGTCTTGAAAAATGTGGTAAGGCTCGTGAGCTAGAGCACTacaggaaagaaaaaaagagtcTGGAGGTGGAAAGGTGCTCCACAAATATTTCAATGGAGGAAACCATATGTAATCTTTTATTTGCTGGGGATTTTATAACTCGTCGTGCTCGATGA